One genomic segment of Streptomyces sp. TLI_146 includes these proteins:
- a CDS encoding ScyD/ScyE family protein — MSRIRRSWSGAFVAAAAVGTLAVTLIPGPAQASPKEAKAAAGTTAGATANIEVIASKLNNPRGLSVQADGTILIAESGVGKPGCAPGTKCVGTTGSIYRVKGTQQGRVVTGLASSAVAPTNPYEPISAAGPNDVEANGSGYLVLSGFGGGTDDRAKLGADAAKLGTLQTASGWVVGDPVKHETLLDPDWILGHPANPEEASIHSNPWRFARNGRGFLVTDAGANDLIGVGFGGRTTTEAIFPDNELPAPGGAATPSAKEKKALESLAPQAKTVAADGTVKVQAVPSGIVKGADGAFYVADMGGLRPGASRIWRIVPGHRAEVFASGLTAVTDLAADKNGNLIALTLTGGFQQQGPPLPGKLSRVDIKTKAVTEIPTDGKLAMSTGLAVGPNNEIYVTNNSVGTEGQLIKITE; from the coding sequence GGCACAGGCCTCGCCGAAGGAGGCGAAGGCCGCTGCCGGTACCACCGCGGGTGCCACTGCCAACATCGAGGTCATTGCGAGCAAGCTCAACAACCCCCGCGGCCTCTCCGTGCAGGCGGACGGGACGATCCTGATCGCCGAGTCGGGCGTGGGCAAGCCGGGCTGCGCGCCGGGCACCAAGTGTGTCGGAACGACCGGTTCGATCTACCGCGTCAAGGGCACCCAGCAGGGCCGCGTCGTCACCGGCCTGGCGTCCTCCGCGGTGGCCCCGACCAACCCGTACGAGCCGATCTCGGCCGCCGGCCCCAATGACGTGGAGGCCAACGGGTCGGGCTACCTCGTCCTCAGCGGCTTCGGCGGCGGCACGGACGACCGCGCCAAGCTCGGCGCGGACGCGGCCAAGCTCGGCACGCTCCAGACGGCGAGCGGCTGGGTCGTCGGCGACCCGGTCAAGCACGAGACGCTGCTGGACCCGGACTGGATCCTCGGCCACCCGGCCAACCCCGAGGAAGCGTCCATCCACAGCAACCCCTGGCGCTTCGCCCGCAACGGGCGCGGCTTCCTGGTCACGGACGCCGGCGCCAACGACCTGATCGGCGTCGGCTTCGGCGGCCGCACCACCACCGAGGCGATCTTCCCGGACAACGAGCTCCCGGCGCCGGGTGGCGCCGCGACCCCCTCGGCCAAGGAGAAGAAGGCCCTGGAGTCCCTCGCCCCGCAGGCCAAGACGGTCGCGGCCGATGGCACAGTCAAGGTCCAGGCGGTGCCCAGCGGCATCGTCAAGGGCGCGGACGGCGCGTTCTACGTCGCCGACATGGGCGGTCTGCGTCCGGGCGCCTCGCGCATCTGGCGGATCGTGCCGGGCCACCGCGCGGAGGTCTTCGCCAGCGGTCTGACCGCGGTGACCGACCTGGCCGCGGACAAGAACGGCAACCTGATCGCGTTGACGCTGACCGGCGGCTTCCAGCAGCAGGGCCCGCCGCTGCCGGGCAAGCTGAGCCGGGTCGACATCAAGACCAAGGCGGTCACCGAGATCCCGACCGACGGCAAGCTGGCGATGTCCACCGGCCTGGCCGTCGGCCCGAACAACGAGATCTACGTGACCAACAACTCGGTCGGCACCGAGGGTCAGCTGATCAAGATCACGGAGTAG
- a CDS encoding carboxymuconolactone decarboxylase family protein: MEARMQNPAMVLPDAMQAIQSLYKATYAGGVPAGLLALSHLRASQINGCGPCVESASGQARKAGESDEKIFSVGAWRETPFYTDSERAALALTEHVTRLSDREDPVPDAVWNEAAKHFNEQELAALVLHISVSNLFNRLNATTKQQAGQKW; this comes from the coding sequence ATGGAAGCACGGATGCAGAACCCGGCGATGGTCCTCCCCGACGCGATGCAGGCCATCCAGAGCCTGTACAAGGCCACCTACGCGGGCGGCGTCCCGGCGGGTCTGCTCGCGCTGAGCCACCTGCGCGCGAGCCAGATCAATGGCTGCGGCCCCTGTGTGGAGTCGGCGTCCGGCCAGGCGCGCAAGGCCGGCGAAAGCGACGAGAAGATCTTCTCCGTCGGCGCGTGGCGGGAGACCCCCTTCTACACCGACTCCGAGCGCGCGGCGCTCGCGCTCACCGAGCACGTCACGCGGCTGAGCGACCGCGAGGACCCGGTCCCGGACGCGGTGTGGAACGAGGCCGCCAAGCACTTCAACGAGCAGGAGCTCGCGGCGCTCGTGCTGCACATCTCCGTCAGCAACCTGTTCAACCGCCTCAACGCCACAACGAAGCAGCAGGCCGGACAGAAGTGGTAG